Proteins encoded together in one Pongo abelii isolate AG06213 chromosome 8, NHGRI_mPonAbe1-v2.0_pri, whole genome shotgun sequence window:
- the OPALIN gene encoding opalin, with translation MSFSLNFTLPANTTSSPVTGGKETDCGPSLGLAAGIPSLVATALLVALLFTLIHRRRSSIEAMEESDRPCEISEIDDSPKISENPRRSPTHEKNTMGAQEAHIYVKTAAGSEEPVHDRYRPTIEMERRRGLWWLVPRLSLE, from the exons ATG AGTTTTTCACTGAACTTCACCCTGCCGGCGAACACA ACGTCCTCTCCTGTTACAGGTGGGAAAGAAACG GACTGCGGGCCCTCTCTTGGATTAGCGGCAGGCATACCATCGCTGGTGGCCACAGCCCTGCTGGTGGCTTTACTATTTACTTTGATTCACCGAAGAAGAAGCAGCATTGAGGCCATGGAG gAAAGTGACAGACCATGTGAAATTTCAGAAATTGATGACAGTCCCAAGATATCTGAG AATCCTAGGAGATCACCCACACATGAGAAGAATACGATGGGAGCACAAGAGGCCCACATATATGTGAAGACTGCAGCAGGAAGCGAGGAACCTGTGCATGACCGTTACCGTCCTACTatagaaatggaaagaaggaGGGGATTGTGGTGGCTCGTGCCCAGACTGAGCCTGGAATGA